The Klebsiella africana sequence AATCTTATCCTGGGTCAGGGTGCCGGTTTTATCGGTGCAGAGGATGTCCATCGCGCCGAAATTCTGAATGGCGTCGAGGTGCTTAACGATAACTTTCTGCTTCGACAGCTTGACCGCCCCGCGCGCCAGCGTCGAAGTGACGATCATCGGCAGCATCTCCGGCGTCAAGCCGACCGCCACCGACAGCGCGAACAGCGCCGCCTCCCACCAGTCGCCTTTGGTGTAGCCATTGATCAGCAGCACCACCGGGGCCATCACCAGCATAAAGCGGATCAGCAGCATGCTGACCCGGCTGATGCCTTTCTGAAAGGCGTTCGGCTCACTCTCCTGCTCGCTGACGCGGCCGGCCAGCTGCCCAAACCAGGTGCGGCCGCCGGTGGCGAAGACGATGGCCTGCGCCGAGCCGCTCACCACGTTGGTGCCCATAAAGCACAGGGTGTCGCACTCCAGCGGGTTCTGCTGCAGCGGATCGCGGCTGCGGGCCACTTTCTCCACCGGCAGCGATTCGCCGGTCAGCGAGGCCTGGGCGACGAATAAATCCCGCGCCTGCAGGATACGCAGGTCCGCCGGGATCATATCCCCCGCCGACAACCGGATAATGTCCCCCGGCACCAGCTGGTCGATAGGCAGCTCCAGCCAGCGGCTCTCCCCCTGCTCGTTGACCACCCGCAGCACGGTGGCGGTATTGCTCACCATCGCCTTCAGCGCATCCGCCGCTTTGGTCGAGCGCGCCTCCTGGATGAAATTGAGTAACGTCGAGATCCCCACCATCAGGGCGATAACCCCGGCGGCGAACAGATCCTCGGTGGAATAGGAGACGATGCCGAGCACGGTCAGCAGCAGGTTGAACGGGTTGCGATAGCAGGTCCACAGATGCACCCACCACGGGGAGGGCTTCTGCGCCGGGATCTGGTTGTCACCATGTTTGAGGATTTTCGCCGCCACTTCGCCTTCATTGAGCCCTTCAGGGTGGCTGTCAAAGGCGCGCCAGATCTCCTGCTCGTCCATCGCCGCTACGTTCAGGCAATGCTGACCAAGCGATTCAGGAATGGGGCTGCTCGCCAGATGGCGGGCATCCGGCAGCGGATCGCGCTGGACTAAACGACGTGGCAGATGGCGGCTAAGCTGCGCGAACAGCTGCCGGGTATAATTTTTCAGCATAAACAGTCCCTCCGCGCTCGCCAAAGCGAACGCAGCGTTGCCGACGGGCGTAGCAAAACCTACCTGTCAGGCATGTTATTTTTATGGCAGGGACATCAAGGACGTCACTGCTTTACGCTTTCCGGTAAAGCAGTGTTAAACAGGCTTACCGGAAAGAAAGGTTGCTCCATCGAGGATGAGGAGTGGGATCGGGGTCCATAACTATCTCCGGTAAGTGAATATAAACGGCGCGAATTATAGCGCCCTCGTTGAGGATTGTGTGGCAATAATGGCGATGATAAACCCGCGCAACTAAACCGAACGTAAACCAGACTTTGCTCATTGCGGTTTGGTTGAGTAGCATTAGGCTCACTTCTACCAACCCTGACGAGAATTCCGCATGCAGAACCGGCTGACCATCAAAGATATCGCGCGCTTAAGCGGCGTAGGGAAATCGACGGTATCCCGCGTCCTCAACAACGAGAGCGGGGTCAGCG is a genomic window containing:
- the mgtL gene encoding mgtA regulatory leader peptide MgtL, encoding MLLNQTAMSKVWFTFGLVARVYHRHYCHTILNEGAIIRAVYIHLPEIVMDPDPTPHPRWSNLSFR